Below is a window of Deltaproteobacteria bacterium DNA.
TCGTCGCTCTGTAGCGACGAGGTTGATCGGCGGGTTCCCTACCAGTTGCGCGACGACGAGATCTACTGGCGTGGTGTAAATTTGCCGCGGTGGGGCAAGACCGTACTTGTCTAACAAGTCGCGACGGTAATACAACACGCCACCGTCGACAAACCAGGGAACAGCGTATACGCGACCGCCTTGGGTGGCTGCGGCCACAGGACTGGCGATGAAGTCCGTTAGCCCAGTAGGTCCAAGTCTCGGTGTCAGGTCGTGTAACCAGCCGGCGCGGGCAAACTCGGGAATCCAGACGACGTCGAGAGCAAAGACGTCAAAGTCAGAAGCGTTTGCTTCAAGATTGGTGACATAGAAAAGACGCTGCTGATCGGAAGACGACGGGAGGATTTCTTCCTCAAGCTGCACTCCGGGGTGGGCCGCGCGGAATTGATCAAGCAAGGTACGCAGTGGCTCTTCGTCGCTTAGCAACCGTGGATGTTTGAAGACCAGCTTAGAGACGGAGTGCTCTTCGGAAGT
It encodes the following:
- a CDS encoding extracellular solute-binding protein — encoded protein: MPRTFVSFHSLPAWPLCILFVLSSLAGTLGCRHTSEEHSVSKLVFKHPRLLSDEEPLRTLLDQFRAAHPGVQLEEEILPSSSDQQRLFYVTNLEANASDFDVFALDVVWIPEFARAGWLHDLTPRLGPTGLTDFIASPVAAATQGGRVYAVPWFVDGGVLYYRRDLLDKYGLAPPRQIYTTPVDLVVAQLVGNPPINLVATERREHSLVLCDGSEIPIPQQYTERFVTMPRHLQLGIW